TGGactgttgacaaaaaaaaaaattgaatggACGAGAGTCACTCAGATAAAACCTCTGTGTAGCAgatcctcctctgcctctttccctccctttctcaatTTACTGAGTGGTACTGTTGTTCTTGATGCATAAAAAGGGGAATACGACTGAATTTTAGTGTTCAAATGAAGAGTTCTACTCCAAGATGTTGTGtatccattttagaaaaataatACCTGAACTTCATCAATCAGTAtctctctaaaatatagaggatcggTCGGTAAGAGTGCTAATTTTGTCATCTGACGACTTAAGTCACCTACTACCCTTTGAATAGTATCAGAAACTGCTCTAATTTTGTGCTTTGTGGGTaggagtaggtgtcacttttattTTCTAACAGTGGATATCATTTTGGAGCATAACTCTTCaagtattttttcttctttaacaTTCACTGCTGCCTAAGACAATGTCATTTCTATTAGTGAGAATTCACTGCTGTCTCAAATAGCCAAAGACAAGAGACACGGGTTCGTCCCACCGTCTAATCTGTGGTATCACATCGATGTACAGCACCATCATTCAGCGCCAGCCACTGGCCTAAATGATGGTTAATTTGATGACTTTAAAGACACCTTAAGCATTAATAACATCAGGGTTTTGTGAATTAataccagccaccagccaaatgttgGTAAGTGTTGGCTATGACTGGACTCTATCAGCCactggcaggtaaccaaccatcatttggatgTCCTCTTTGGTtgtttggctggtaaaaatggTGAAAGTAGCTGGTCAGTCCAGTGGTTGAGAAagtcctgtttttctttttggaaaAGATGTAATGAGCGACTGTTGGAGTGCTTcagttgatttattttaaaaacGGATGGTATTACTAAACCTCATTTAGCTCAAACAATCAAATACTTTGGGCTCACGTCAGTCCCTTCAAGGCTGTAcatcctgatgacatcacagattcaaACCGTTGTGGCTCTCCGGCGTCTGATGGCGACTGAACTGTTCTTGGCTGCAGGAATAACAacatgaattcttaaattgagtggttatccccttttttttttttgttttgtttttttaatttgttttttgttttgtcatccGTTCCTACTCCCCTCTTTATCAGCCTACACAGTCTGACCGCTTAGACTTTGTGCTGTGCATACTGTTCGGTTACACACCTATCTTCCTTCTACTCTTAAAAAGGTATTCCACCAAAATTTACTTTTTGGTCGTCATGTtgcaaaagttgacatttttctgcaaattttcaaagatttttctttttgttacattttgggGCATTTAGCACATGCTGTAGATGTATTAAAAGTATAAGTTGTATTTTGTTTAATATAGGTACGGGAACATGACATGTACTTGGCACCATCACAGGGAGTGCAATTTGATGATGTAGGATTTAAATTTTTTTCCCTAATCATGAGCagcagcttttttttccctaaaaTTGTAGGAAAATAGGAAAAAGTATACTTTTGCAAAATAACCACCTAAAAGTTGGTTCAGGTGGAGAGCCCCTATAACCAGACACCACTTAACTATGCTAATCCTCATGCACaagtctttctgtttcttctctacCACCCACCCTTCTTCTTCAGTGAGAACACAGCGAAGGATAAAGGGAGTATCGTTTAGAGTTTGGAGAAATATCGTGGCTGGTtcttattttgatattttgaaaAACCTGTTCCTATTTTGAGTGCTAATGAGAAATGGAAGAAGTGGAATATCTTTCTGTaccttttaaagaaaaaaatttaTTTAACCTTATATCAGTTTGAGTTACTTACACCCTAGCATAGAGTGGCATATTTAgttaaatgtataaaaaaagaacataatTCTGTCCTATTTTCTCCTTTAATTTTATCGTGTTCCATTTTCTGCTGAGGAAAAATAAACTGGATTAgaggatgtggtgtgtgtaagtgtgtgtgtgtgtttcttttcccTGGCTAACATTTatgaacatttgtttgaaaCATGAATACATAATGGTACATTTCTCAGTAGCAGAGCTGCTCAGGAGGCAgaaatgtcatttttgtttGAGTTGAACTGCAATGGGCAGAGCAAATGAACCAGTGTTTCTGGTTAAGTAaagttagactgaagcccagtgaaaaagtcaagaggtaagagagaaggaggctaatattatgaagcctagcgctctgctgctaactgaaaaaatacagtcTAATCATAGcctactaagttatctaggttagctaactgctgaccttccaagttcaaactagccaaacAAGCCTATAgatatctaggttagctagttagctcgCTGCtaaccttccaacatcatgaatgaataaagcagtcattgccatttgtattttgtatttttcagataaatatatatttagagactagggctaaagagaAGACTGTTACTGTGTtgcagtaacctacatttggaaaaacaaatccacctcatcACACTGTTCACTCTACTTAGATCGTTATTGAATGGATCTACACGGTGGCGCTCTGTGTGACGCTTCATACGTGGTATACCTGCGCCTTGTCCTATCTGCTACACGGCACGACGCTTCTCGTCCTGTGTGCGACCCCCTTAGAGTGGATGTTAACTCTCATGTCCATgttattttctgatattttaatgTTGACACATATGCTACATTCCATACGAACAATGTTGAAATTCTTAGGCAGAACTGAGGCAGCAGAACCACAAGCCACAAGGACAGAGGACCCAGACAGCAATAGTGAGCCGGAGAATTCCCTGTAAGTCTCCTTTTTCTTTATGAGCAGTGCATTTAGTGAGTATCATCCAGCTAAGATGCAGAGCACTAATTATATACTGGTGGGGCAgggtagcctggtaagaccatcctgatcacgtgaccacattcatttgtctgtcaaggcaagtactcccgcccactgaaatcgatgtgggcggctagaagtccagactgatccgtggagcgaaacagaatgtgaggtcacgtgatcaggagaCCACGTCACGTGACCCCCCAGCCTAGGGGCAGGGGGGTCTAGGTACAGAcagtcaaaccttttcaataaatttcaacatttaactgttttttttggtccttCATTCTCGCCACCTATCACCTCGCCTCCTTAAAGCCACAAcctgcaatccaaatgtaaacaaaggggcccaataggacatgtgtgcccaggggccctgttgttggttaatccggccctgGCCACACCGCAACAAGCTTTTTCAgatagctctctgtttctagcttgAACTTTTTCTAGTTAACTAGTCAgtcactagggatgggacgatcgaaattcagtatattacagtacaaaaatgtgacaatacgtatcatggggcagaaaaataaatcattttacattttattctgctgtagtaatcacaaatgagacggcttgaccatcacaatttcacaagctctccatcaacATATTATTTGgattttgtaatgacatttttaaatacgatgacattgctagaaagatttgtggctcagaaataaatagAAATCTGCACAgccagatgatgtcattgaacttttatttattacgtCGTATCGTGGTTGCATCAAATCATGAACCCATATcatgtatcgaatcgtatcgtgagataagtatcgtcccatccctatgtCAGTtacttatcttttcagcttcTTACCGAGAGTGAACTTCTTTGTAGAGAAAGATTTTCTTTTTATGAGTCAGTTAAGTAGTTGTTAGGTTGTCTCCTTTTAGTTAACCAGTCATTCAGTGAGTTAAACATCAGTTAGTTCATTATTTAGTTAATAGTAATTAGTTCCTTTTGACCAGAGTTCTGTCTTTGCCTGTGTCCGTGGTTCAAACATGATATCTAAGACACCactggtttgattttgacaaaatttggaGGGATGAAGCATCTTCTCACTGTATTCCAGCGTTTTAAATATTACACTGATCGGCCAAATGGGGGCACTATATTTAAAGGTCAAAATCTCAAATTTTGAAAGGTCAAAAACTCAAAAGCAATATCTCAGACAATTTATGCGATGttgacgaaacttggagggattacgcattttggcactgtggcACTGTGTGTTCCTTTAGACTGATCGGCTTGATggggtgctataattaaaggtcaaaaattaAATCTTTGAAAGGCAACAACTGCTGCATCAGCCTtccaagtttaatcaaaatccACCGGTGTATTCAAAATACTTGgaaggatgatgcatcttgttaccgATTGGCCCCAAGAGATGACtacatcatttgtgggggacgacatgtttcacttgttgCGTATTGGTCCAGTGTGCCACGAGGACGTTGTACTGAAAGGAAACAGGAGCGTGAAATAAACTATCTATAACTATACTGGGAAGCGTCTTTCCCCAACCACAAGTTCACAGCCTGCTTGGTGTGATTGGGAGCTGCAAGACTCAGAGGACACCAGCTGAACATGAAGTACGGGGATGATAAACACATTTGGGGCGATAGGGAAAGAACATAAATACTCAGCCTGCTAAGACAACAATAGAGGCTGTTAGAGATAAAGGGGTTGAAGTTTGTCACATGTAAAATGTTGACACAACACTGCAGGGGGGTTTAGAGGTTAGAGACCGTCCGGTAACTGGAAAGTCGCAGGTTTGATTCCTGCAATAGCCTTGCATCCTGGTTAaatatccttgagcaagacactgataCCTGACCTGCTTATTCTTTGTAAGTTGTTCTGGATAATCAGAAATCCTGAAATATAAACGCAAAACAGAcagtcaaattttttttttaattatatgaaATTATGTAATGTCACTTGAACATAATTGAACATAATTGTAAACATATTTTTCTGAGAAAATGTCTTAGCAAGTATCTTGATTCAAGATTTTTtcttaatataataataataacattaacaataataatagtatgaTGTTAGATGTCAATACAGTAAGTCAACTTGGCTTtcacaatatcttgaaataatttattttcttttgtaataataataattttattattattgttaatataaTACTTGACTTCATTATACAGCAGTCAGCACATTGTCCCTCCCCACAGCTGCTTTCATTGGTGGATGGGGCAAGGCAGCGGagatgctgattggctgtcgATTCTGTAGGTGGTCCTTACATCCCCACATGTTGTTTCATTTAGTTTTGGACTGAAGTTTACATTCATTAACAATGGAAGGGTGTGTTTTTGATAGACTAACAGTGGTTATTTTCCTCTTTGTCTACTTTTGAGTTTTATTATTGGATTTAAATAAATGAAGGATTTTTCCACTGGTTGAAAGTACTTTTGTGACCATATGACACTATGTTTTTAGTGTTGTTCTGAGATAAGATGGCCAATTTTTTTTGTCTAAGGCCTAACTACATCTGTCTGTTTTCAGATTAAGCTACTTTGATGTTTTTCATTAATATACCTTTGGAAACACGTCAACAAATCAATGGGTAAGTGTAATATTTTCTGTAACCTTTCCTTCATGAAAAGGAGGACAAAAACACTTTCtcctaaaattgtaaaaataattTTGCCAAACTACACATTTTGGTGGTAAGTAAGTATTTCCTTTAGATGATAACTTTCAAATTAAGTTTCATTCAGTCTCTAAAACTGgacaatattattattgttatttagcAATGTGTATAGCAATGTGTCCAGTTTGCCTCCTAGAAAAGTTTTGTTCCCATGAGAGAccttatgaaaaaaacaacatgaaaacaaatgatggcacttttaaaggatagtaggttaATGAAGTCTGTGGTTGACAGAATGACAACACTTTTACAGCCTATATCCTCTACTGAAGATATTGATTGATGAACTTTGGgtaatatttgtttttcttttcttttctttatacCAAACAGCGTTTTAGAAATGAACTCAGTGAACTCCTGGTGTGTCGGGGTAGTCCCGAGTCCTGATAAGTTTGCCATGTGCTGCTTCATCATGCATTaaaatggttttgttttgttttttataaaacaatatttttttatgaagcatttttttaaaagtacaTTTACAGCATGCAGTTAAAAACGAGAGAGGGCAAATACATCACAAATTTTAAGACATCAGACTGGAacttgtatgtgtatgcgtTGGAAAATCTTGAAAGTCGCATCACATACGGTGCAAaagtcttgtttatttgttttctgcattagtgtgtcagtagactgctctttatagtacattttttgatatttagaaatttttcatttcattatttttgaaagcatcttcgctttatggattttttttttttacatgtgcctaagacttttgcacagtactctAGATTTTGAGAATTTGCTTCCAAGAAGGTTGTAAAATGTTAGAGCACTTAGAGACTTGCAAAATGTATTTCCTGACCTTTTAGAGCAGCAAATATAATGACCATGAGTTAATTTAGCTTTTCTTCCCATTTCCTAGACATGATTTGGATGAAACAGTCAGTTTGTTGGACGCTGTAGAGCCATGCTGCAACTGGCTTTGCACTGGGACTCACAATTTTATCTTGAGGTTGGGACCCAACATATTAAATAACACAGTATTCCAGTTTTTACGTTGTTTTGTGTCAGTGGCCATACCATATAGGGTCTCGTCCCACCAGTTGAGAAACACTTTAGAGAACTAGTGAACTTATCAGTACAGGCCTGCCGACGTCTGGACTTGGTCAGATAAAGATTCCTGCAGACAAACTCCTTTAGGGAACCTCCCTGTTTGCttttgaagttgtttttgtAAACCCtggttttctttgtctcacccaCATAGTTTTATTACTTCTATaattttttaagttttttttttctatcttctGTTTGCAAATAAGCTAAACCTGAACCTAAAACCTTAAGGACCCAGCTGCTATTAACTCTCTCCAAACCTACTAAGTtctaggcaaaaaaaaaacacaacctctAAAATTCCACTATAAATTTTGTCAAATTAGTTTAAAGTCCCGATCTGTAATTGCAGTATGGCGCaccctgttgaaacactgtcaccccCACTagtggctttgtttacatagtgatttaaGAGATTGATTGCATTTGTTCACGTTGAAATTTGTCTGAGTTTTTGGTACAAGAGCTAACAGTACGTGGCAGCTaaattttcaaatgtattttgaagctgtaaaatTTAAACAGACGTGTATTTTGAGTTTTACTGTAATGGGTCAAGGATGCTTCAATATTCAACATCTACAAATCCAACTATGGAGCAGGATATGGAGCAAAACCTAATttaaatggttaaaaaaatCGCTGTTGTATCTTTAAGCTGTGGGTCTGGATGTAAACGTGGTTGCAGGTCTGTTTCCATTGCATCCTTGTATCTACTATGTTATTAAATTGACAGATGGACAAATTACCTCCTTGGCAAGAGTTATTACTTTCAAAGGTCATAGTCTGTATATTATGCAACATAAtggtaaaaatgtatgcactcggGGACCTGTAAGGCACTGTGGATGAAAGCATCCACCAGATGCCATATACATATTGGCTTTTGGAAGAAACTTCTCCaacattgctttaaaatcaaCCTGGACGGTTACAGGAGTGTAACGCACCCAAAATTTTGACAGGGCCTGAAATCACACAAACATACCCGAAATGCAAATCAATAGACAACATATTATTTCTTGCTGTGCCGACTTATTTGTGGAAGGAACCAAACACAAAGGAAATCTATTATACAATCAGAATCATCAGGACTAAATATTACAAAGGACAAGCAACAAATAATCCCTGCTTTTTCCATACCTGAGAGATCTTTGATATCAAATATCAATTATGTGGTTGACAGTCCATAATTCAAAAATAttctggtactttttttgggaTAGGTGGCAACTACAGTCAGTGGACTAACCTTACACTTTTACAAACTCAATCCTTCTTATTTCAGGAATGTTGAATGATAAACTTAATTTTCTTTAATTTTGTCATTAGACTTTTCATTTCTAAATGGTGCTGTGAAGGAGTAGATGAAAAGGGAAATGTAATCAGAAGTCTGCCACTGAATTAAAACAAAGAAGATAAATCAGCAAGATAAAAACAGCCtttgttatgttatgtcatgtctccccttgttttttgttttatttttcctttcactTCCACAGATAAAACAAGCGAGGATTTGGCTGAGGAATTTGCCAAAAGCATCTTCACAGGGTTGAAGGATGGGATTGAAGCCATCAAAAGCATCACTGTCACTATCTTGGACACAGCCTCAGAAAAGCGTGACATCTGCAATCAAATTCGACGTGATGTGGAGAAAGCAAAGGCATGCTTCGAGCAGTCAGACAAAGCGGCGACCGAATTGCTGAAAGTGGTAGATGAACTCTACGAGAGACTCGTCAACGACACACGGAGGcttgaagaagaggaaaaacaaaacaaggaagcTCTGAGTCGACTGAAAGAGGAGCACGACACAAACATACGCTTACAGGCGATTTTAGGCCTATGGTTAACTGCAAGCGGAATTTTCTCTTCCATATTAGTTGGATGGATACCAGGTAGGTGACATGTACGTGTATGTAATGACTCTAATACTTGTATGTAATGAATGTAATGACGTAAAGTGCTTATGCATGACATGACTCGGCTGTCTCATGTCTAAACTAGCACAGTATCACCTGGCCTCTCCGAGGGGCTCCTGTCAGCACGGGGCCCCCGAACGTATATTTCCCCTTTCCACTTACAGGAGGCACCACTGGTATCAACAGTTGGTACATTCTGTGTTGCAGCTCTCCATTGTTACACTGTCTTTTCTCTAAGTTTCTACGCcctaaaataacaaaaacgtGCAAATCGTCTAAAAGCTCATGCTGCATAGTGAGCAGAGAGATCAATCTCAACaccatttgttgctttgttcAGTTACAGAAGACAGACTACTTTGCGATCAATGGAAAACCGCATTAGCCACTTAGCCGCTTGTCAGCCACAGGAAGGCTTCGGCCTACACTTCTGCTTCGGATCCCTATTCTCtaggggttgttgaaaggcattctgggaaccGTAGGTAAtgactaactgaagtagaagtagacgaggcaggttgagggaaagtgagttcaccaaaaaagtaaattacatcacaaaataactcctggaatgcattgaacataaACTGATCATAGCTAACGAtttaagagtatccaagggtggacaTTATCTTCAACCAAATATTTTTGTTGTAGGATTGTCAGTGATGGTGGGGAGCGCACAAATGAAAAGATATGAGGGGATGATCGCAGCAAACCAGAAGGATATCGCCGCCACCAAGGAAAGTCTGGAGGACATCTGGAAACGAATCAACGAACTTCATGAGCAGCGCAACGCCATCGCTGATTTCCAGCGCATGCTGAGGGAGGCGGTGGACTTGCTGGATCGCATCGCAGGCCAGGTCAAGGTCGCAGAGCATCTCACCAGGGAGACGGTCGAGTTGGAAACTGTGATTGTAATCCTGGGGAGCGTGATAGCTGTGATCAAGGAGATTCCTGGGGTGGAGGCCCTTCACGATAAAGGAGTGAATAGGTTGATAGAGACAGTAAGCAAAAACTACAGGCGGATCAAAGCCCCAACTTAGGAGTAAGACCGGCTTCGTCCCGCGGGGTCACAGCCTGTGTGAATGTCTTCCACTCTTTTTTTAAGGATTGTAGCTAAAAGTCCTTGGGTGACAAAATGCTGACGCTTTTACAGAGTGGATCTTCtttattttggagatatttttgttttcttgaatGTCAtgaatgtataattatttttgGATCTACAGATGCATGCCTTTTTAAGGCATGCTTGGtttgagttaaaaaaataagatataaagatctttttacctttttttaac
This genomic stretch from Centroberyx gerrardi isolate f3 chromosome 18, fCenGer3.hap1.cur.20231027, whole genome shotgun sequence harbors:
- the LOC144542767 gene encoding uncharacterized protein LOC144542767 encodes the protein MDKTSEDLAEEFAKSIFTGLKDGIEAIKSITVTILDTASEKRDICNQIRRDVEKAKACFEQSDKAATELLKVVDELYERLVNDTRRLEEEEKQNKEALSRLKEEHDTNIRLQAILGLWLTASGIFSSILVGWIPGLSVMVGSAQMKRYEGMIAANQKDIAATKESLEDIWKRINELHEQRNAIADFQRMLREAVDLLDRIAGQVKVAEHLTRETVELETVIVILGSVIAVIKEIPGVEALHDKGVNRLIETVSKNYRRIKAPT